Proteins encoded in a region of the Anopheles aquasalis chromosome 2, idAnoAquaMG_Q_19, whole genome shotgun sequence genome:
- the LOC126571866 gene encoding uncharacterized protein LOC126571866 isoform X1 yields the protein MKRGRTEELQFGQSRPQQHPPGQQRIITTTQPHNAASASTGSTIQYQITPNIIKTSAPPDSVASITNLGSAQQQQPQLAPQQTTNVQYTTTYNASIGGNLIKSQQASVAPQSQQHIHVVNSTNQTRITPTLKGTVVNASPSPSTTPNSGTPSSTGSSQSITSMSPGVLPGGGGAVQQPSQGHPPSAPQGQAQLQRLKVEDALSYLDQVKYRFGNQPQVYNDFLDIMKEFKSQSIDTPGVIQRVSNLFKGHPELIVGFNTFLPPGYKIEVQANDQGYAFQVSVSVPSTSTGTSVAPAPSPHKYNTIFQGGGQIVQATTAGGGSLSNSTNTTTGAGGVNLMAYVGSASGGNTGGLSGTTTPTAPTGTAIVPIIGGTLQQQPTTGGSITNAASVAPQNVQSVTSTVTAASIAAPQVPQNFTSRDHRDVHHRERTISTGSVASNASLPTAVTAAADTVSTTIVASQQQPQQHRMISQQIISQQPSGATTIVPSSALVATIAPQQQQQQQQQQHIQPQQQSQTTGTGGGGEAGTPQHQIVVSGNVVVPAVAPTGAGTANQPVEFNHAITYVNKIKNRFLLQPEKYKRFLEILHTYQKEQKTHKETAQSGNSVNAKQLTEAEVYTQVAKLFDNQEDLLREFGQFLPDATGYHNQAVSASGGGAFHGAGKNHSLSGHDAQQQHVQHSHQQQLNSGSIGGAVATGGGSVSGTIVHGSKKLSNSGGNVGGGTITNVSLKGYNSLQTNLMRLQQDRDYSMANVEGKDYAVVSPSIGGAPLGGTVTSRGNSLAAGGAILSEKERNQIVASAGGGAGNMNQKYINNASMVASMGGAITGTLAGGASLPQGLSGSGMGGPLIPNMSSGGTAGVKRSPSYSSQMVTIGGGGSGVGNMASSRDHRGAVGDGGVGGPPSAKRHKPICRDVSLAEASKYGTLNDYAFFDKVRKALRSPDVYENFLRCLTLFNQEIVSKSELQTLIAPFLSRYPDLLKWFQDFLGPPGGTASSECVPLSAGAAAAQRQERSQNELATDIDLSTCKRLGASYCALPKSHENVKCSGRTSLCRDVLNDTWVSFPTWSEDSTFVTSRKTQYEEFIYRCEDERFELDVVIETNSATIRVLEGVQKKLTRMSQDEISRFRLDDCLGGTSPTIHQRALRRIYGDKAADIIQGLKKNPSVAVPVVLRRMKAKEEEWREAQKSFNKQWREQNEKYYLKSLDHQGINFKQTDIKALRSKSLFNEIETLFDEVSYMKRHEQNEDPSATTMQGSGPHMTIPYKDKTILEDAANLLIHHVKRQTGIQKQEKARIKHMLRQFVPDLFFAPRQQLSEDEREEDDKDMDVDQDEDDCSGAKPSNSKRVTGSGSSSNAPSGANNTNDGVAELSIMKEEGGDNNATGSEDVATSKKGSHESQSTETASTVTSSTSSATVTSSSGAGSTNKNNSSEDNNGRNATGSTGTSPPTEGDTGSKLPIKAEIKDENDATSPTASTQDQATAAGQQPMSPPLPPHASGKHIEEAYTLFFANNNWYLFLRLHAILCERLRTIYERAQIIAAEERAYESTRNNSTATALRLKPKSEIRIEEYYNTFLEMLKNLLDGNMESSSYEDTLREMFGIHAYIAFTLDRVVQNAVRQLQHCVTERGALECVELFQTEHRKGSVGGLCRTANRRIATELAYQRKAEAALQDENCYKIYIYKIDCRVTIELLDTESEDTTNNFINSQAYSSYVDRISNPAAAGTGSDSGGGGGGGDGSGSGVGGNGAGAGSGGSNNGSSGGAVASGSVGDNTGSEATGNSAMVHLDSNSRSNHNVNALASHGKCNIGADDERTGETAVKVEKPDDELHRGHAVTNRPLFLARNVQIFKNRSHKRSLTINGKKMANASWPVISSDSDDTAEDAGRTRTGPNEKSKLSRISRDDADNGAATSSSIEEDSKSRNEHDPAADVKKEAKNTSPDKSITSIITGSATISTLGGDGVNSSGVVGENMEKPTGNIKNNNNSSLSDAVGAKKADNPSCLGSSKKSSTPERLSSSMNGCHDLLIDDTEQLKMDNHFRSSKVRNKTFNLYRLGSLRQASKTHPQVTKRMHQKFKKFVDQWLDRNVTSLQQDSCNDWLVGKQQNLLQNSTTTMVVQNNDLNRTPYVPYKRYKVEKAEFM from the exons ATGAAGCGTGGCAGAACGGAAGAGCTTCAATTCGGGCAATcacggccacagcagcacccgcCTGGGCAGCAGCGAATTATTACTACAACGCAACCGCATAATGCAGCATCTGCGAGCACTGGCTCGACCATTCAGTATCAGATTACACCGAATATCATCAAAACAAGTGCTCCTCCTGACTCCGTAGCATCGATAACAAACTTGGGCTccgcgcaacagcaacagccacagctTGCTccacaacaaaccaccaacgtTCAATACACTACAA CCTACAACGCTTCAATCGGTGGAAATCTAATAAAAAGCCAACAAGCAAGCGTTGCGCCGCAatcgcagcagcacatccaCGTCGTAAACTCGACCAACCAGACACGCATCACCCCGACACTTAAGGGAACGGTGGTGaatgcatcaccatcaccctcAACAACGCCAAATTCGGGCACTCCTTCTAGTACTGGCAGTTCGCAATCTATAACAAGCATGTCTCCGGGTGTGCTTCCTGGTGGCGGAGGGGCTGTCCAGCAGCCATCGCAGGGCCACCCTCCTTCGGCTCCGCAAGGACAAGCTCAGTTGCAGCGGTTAAAGGTCGAGGATGCGCTCAGCTATCTCGATCAGGTGAAATATCGCTTCGGGAATCAACCGCAAGTGTACAACGATTTCCTGGACATTATGAAGGAATTCAAATCTCAGAGCATCGATACACCGGGAGTGATACAGCGGGTTTCGAACCTGTTCAAGGGTCACCCAGAGTTAATCGTGGGTTTCAACACCTTTCTTCCACCTGGCTACAAAATCGAAGTACAGGCTAATGACCAAGGCTACGCCTTCCAAGTTTCGGTCTCCGTACCATCGACGTCGACTGGTACCTCGGTCGCCCCCGCTCCGTCACCACATAAATACAACACCATCTTCCAAGGCGGTGGTCAAATCGTGCAGGCGACCACAGCCGGAGGAGGATCGTTATCGAATTCCACAAACACGACAACCGGAGCAGGTGGCGTTAACCTCATGGCCTACGTTGGTTCTGCCAGTGGTGGCAATACAGGCGGGCTGTCAGGTACGACAACACCTACGGCCCCAACGGGAACGGCTATCGTTCCAATAATCGGCGGAAcattacagcagcagccaacgacGGGAGGATCGATCACAAATGCCGCTTCGGTTGCACCTCAGAACGTGCAATCGGTTACGTCTACTGTTACGGCAGCCAGTATCGCGGCACCGCAAGTGCCACAAAACTTTACTTCCCGTGATCATCGGGATGTTCACCATCGAGAACGCACAATCTCCACTGGATCCGTGGCTAGCAATGCTAGCCTACCGACAGCGGTAACCGCAGCAGCCGATACGGTTTCGACCACTATAGTtgctagccagcagcagccgcagcaacatcGGATGATCTCACAGCAAATCATATCTCAGCAACCATCGGGAGCAACTACCATCGTTCCATCGTCTGCCTTGGTAGCGACGATTgccccacagcagcagcagcagcagcagcagcaacagcatatccaaccacaacaacaatcgcaaaCAACAGGCACAGGTGgcggaggagaagcaggaacGCCGCAACATCAGATTGTGGTATCTGGAAACGTTGTAGTTCCTGCGGTCGCCCCGACAGGTGCAGGTACAGCGAACCAACCGGTCGAATTCAACCATGCCATTACGTATGTgaataaaatcaaaaatcgATTCCTTCTGCAACCGGAAAAGTACAAACGATTCCTCGAGATCCTGCATACCTACCAGAAGGAACAGAAAACGCACAAAGAAACGGCGCAAAGTGGCAACTCGGTGAATGCGAAGCAGCTAACCGAAGCCGAAGTGTACACCCAGGTAGCAAAGTTGTTTGACAATCAGGAGGATTTGCTTCGCGAATTTGGTCAGTTCCTACCGGACGCCACAGGTTATCACAACCAAGCCGTGTCCGCCTCGGGAGGAGGTGCATTCCATGGTGCTGGCAAGAATCACAGTCTTTCGGGGCACGAtgcccaacagcagcatgtgcagcactcgcaccagcagcagctaaactCGGGCAGTATAGGAGGAGCCGTAGCAACCGGTGGCGGATCCGTATCGGGCACGATTGTGCACGGCAGCAAAAAGTTGTCCAACAGCGGCGGGAACGTCGGTGGCGGCACAATCACGAATGTTAGTCTAAAGGGCTACAACAGCTTGCAGACAAACTTGATGCGATTGCAGCAGGATCGTGACTATTCGATGGCAAACGTCGAAGGCAAGGATTATGCCGTCGTTTCACCGAGCATAGGAGGTGCACCACTTGGTGGAACAGTTACTAGCAGGGGTAACAGTttagcagctggtggtgcaaTTCTATctgaaaaggaaagaaatcaGATCGTAGCAAGTgcgggcggtggtgctggaaacATGAACCAGAAGTACATTAACAACGCATcgatggttgcttcgatgggAGGAGCAATTACGGGCACTCTGGCTGGTGGAGCATCGCTTCCACAAGGACTTTCCGGTTCGGGTATGGGTGGCCCACTCATCCCCAACATGTCCAGTGGGGGCACTGCTGGCGTTAAGCGGTCGCCTTCGTATTCCTCGCAGATGGTAACAATTGGAGGAGGTGGTTCCGGTGTTGGCAATATGGCCTCTTCTCGTGATCATCGAGGAGCGGTAGGAGACGGCGGAGTAGGTGGTCCACCGTCTGCTAAAAGGCACAAACCGATATGCCGTGATGTTTCCCTGGCTGAAGCGTCGAAATACGGTACACTAAACGATTACGCATTCTTCGATAAAGTCCGGAAAGCGCTGCGAAGTCCGGATGTGTATGAAAACTTCCTGAGATGTTTGACATTGTTCAACCAGGAAATCGTATCGAAATCGGAGCTCCAAACGCTCATTGCACCGTTCCTGAGTCGCTATCCAGATCTGCTGAAATGGTTCCAAGATTTTCTCGGTCCACCGGGCGGTACAGCATCTAGCGAATGCGTCCCGTTATCAGCGGGTGCTGCGGCAGCACAAAGACAGGAGCGATCGCAGAACGAGCTGGCCACGGATATTGATCTTTCGACGTGTAAACGGCTCGGAGCGAGCTACTGTGCCCTGCCAAAATCACACGAAAACGTCAAATGCTCTGGTCGGACGAGCCTGTGTCGTGATGTGCTGAACGATACCTGGGTTTCTTTCCCCACGTGGTCGGAAGATTCGACGTTTGTAACGTCACGCAAGACCCAGTACGAGGAGTTCATCTATCGCTGTGAAGACGAGCGCTTCGAGCTGGACGTTGTTATCGAAACAAATAGTGCCACGATACGCGTGCTGGAGGGTGTGCAGAAAAAGCTAACACGAATGTCGCAGGACGAAATAAGCCGCTTCCGGTTGGACGATTGTCTCGGTGGAACGTCACCGACAATACATCAGCGTGCGTTGAGGCGGATATATGGCGATAAGGCGGCAGATATCATTCAAGGATTGAAGAAAAATCCTTCGGTTGCCGTGCCAGTGGTGCTCAGGCGGATGAAGGCCAAAGAGGAGGAATGGCGCGAAGCGCAAAAG AGTTTTAATAAACAATGGCGAGAGCAGAATGAAAAGTATTACCTTAAATCGCTCGATCATCAAGGTATCAACTTTAAGCAGACGGATATCAAAGCTCTCCGCTCGAAAAGTTTGTTCAATGAAATTGAGACACTTTTTGATGAGGTGAGTTACATGAAG CGCCACGAGCAAAACGAGGATCCGAGTGCTACGACAATGCAGGGTAGCGGACCGCACATGACGATACCTTACAAAGACAAGACAATACTGGAAGATGCAGCCAACTTATTAATACATCACGTCAAACGTCAGACCGGTATTCAAAAGCAGGAGAAGGCAAGAATCAAACACATGCTGAGGCAATTTGTTCCCGATTTGTTCTTTGCACCGCGTCAGCAGCTGAGCGAAGACGAACGTGAAGAAG ATGATAAAGATATGGATGTCGATCAGGACGAAGACGATTGCAGTGGGGCTAAACCTTCGAACTCTAAAAGAGTGACCGGAAGCGGTTCAAGCAGTAATGCTCCCAGTGGTGCTAACAACACCAACGATGGTGTTGCAGAACTGTCGATAATGAAGGAAGAAGGTGGTGACAATAACGCGACAGGATCAGAGGACGTTGCAACATCAAAGAAAGGCTCTCATGAGTCTCAATCCACCGAGACAGCATCTACCGTTACATCGTCAACGTCTTCTGCCACGGTGACGTCTTCGAGTGGAGCAGGAAgtacaaataaaaataactcTAGCGAAGATAACAACGGCAGAAATGCGACCGGTAGTACCGGAACAAGCCCCCCCACCGAAGGTGATACGGGAAGCAAGTTGCCAATAAAAGCTGAAATTAAGGATGAGAATGATGCGACGTCCCCTACAGCGTCGACACAAGATCAAGCCACTGCCGCAGGTCAGCAGCCTATGAGTCCGCCATTACCGCCACATGCGTCTGGCAAACATATC GAGGAAGCGTACACTTTATTTTTCGCCAACAATAACTGGTATCTGTTCCTTCGGCTTCATGCTATTCTTTGTGAACGTTTGCGGACAATCTACGAACGGGCGCAAATCATTGCGGCCGAGGAGCGTGCCTATGAGAGCacacgcaacaacagcaccgcgACCGCCCTTCGACTGAAGCCGAAAAGCGAAATTCGCATAGAGGAGTACTACAATACGTTTTTGGAAATGCTAAAAAATCTCCTAGATGGCAACATGGAGTCAAGTAGCTACGAGGACACGCTTCGTGAAATGTTCGGCATTCATGCTTACATTGCCTTCACGTTGGATAGG GTTGTGCAAAATGCAGTTCGTCAGTTGCAACACTGTGTTACGGAACGGGGTGCGCTCGAATGTGTCGAGCTGTTTCAGACCGAGCATCGTAAAGGCAGCGTCGGAGGATTATGCCGGACTGCTAACCGTCGGATTGCCACCGAATTAGCCTACCAGCGAAAAGCTGAGGCTGCGCTGCAGGATGAAAATTGCTACAAGATATACATT TACAAAATTGATTGTCGCGTTACAATCGAGCTGCTCGACACGGAGTCGGAAGATACTACCAACAATTTTATCAACTCTCAAGCGTACAGCTCCTATGTGGACCGAATATCCAATCCGGCTGCCGCCGGCACTGGCAgtgacagtggtggtggtggtggtgggggtgatgGGAGCGGTAGTGGAGTTGGTGgaaatggtgctggtgccggaaGTGGCGGTAGTAACAacggtagtagtggtggtgctgttgccagTGGCAGTGTTGGTGACAACACAGGGAGTGAAGCAACCGGCAATTCTGCCATGGTGCATTTGGACAGCAACTCAAGAAGCAACCATAATGTGAATGCATTGGCTTCTCACGGAAAGTGCAACATCGGAGCTGACGATGAACGAACCGGAGAAACGGCAGTGAAAGTCGAGAAACCCGACGATGAGCTG CATCGAGGTCATGCCGTGACGAATAGACCGCTATTCTTGGCGCGTAATgtgcaaattttcaaaaatcgatcaCACAAAAGATCGCTTACAATTAATGGAAAGAAGATGGCAAATGCTTCGTGGCCGGTAATATCTTCGGATTCGGATGACACCGCAGAAGATGCGGGTCGAACCAGGACAGGGCCAAACGAAAAGTCCAAGTTGTCGCGAATCTctcgtgatgatgctgataatgGGGCCGCAACGAGCTCCAGTATAGAGGAAGATTCCAAATCTAGAAACGAGCATGATCCAGCGGCTGACGTAAAGAAGGAAGCCAAGAACACATCACCTGACAAAAGTATAACCAGTATCATAACAGGATCAGCAACGATCAGTACGCTTGGAGGCGACGGGGTGAACAGTAGTGGTGTCGTTGgcgaaaacatggaaaaaccCACcggaaatattaaaaataataacaacagcAGTTTGAGTGACGCTGTTGGTGCCAAAAAGGCCGACAATCCGTCGTGCTTGGGCAGCAGCAAGAAATCCTCCACACCAGAACGGCTGTCATCGAGCATGAATGGTTGCCACGATTTGTTAATCGATGACACGGAGCAGCTGAAGATGGACAATCATTTCAGATCGTCCAAAGTACGTAACAAGACATTCAACCTCTACCGATTAGGTTCATTGAGGCAAGCTAGTAAG ACTCACCCGCAAGTGACGAAACGAATGCATCAAAAGTTTAAGAAATTTGTCGACCAATGGCTGGATCGCAATGTAACATCATTGCAACAAGATTCCTGCAATGATTGGTTGGTCGGAAAGCAACAGAATCTACTTCAGAATTCAACTACCACCATGGTCGTGCAGAATAATGATCTAAATCGCACACCGTATGTACCGTACAAGCGCTACAAAGTAGAAAAGGCAGAATTTATGTGA